From Slackia heliotrinireducens DSM 20476:
AGCGCTCGTGAGCGAGCCATCCGCGTTGGTAGTGATCTCATGCGTCGTGTAATGGGTTGTGATTAGGCATAAAACTGTCCTGCTGGCTTAGGAGGGGGCGAAAGGCTACCCCGGTCATTGCCCAATGGGTCGGCAGCATTGGCCGTATATTCTAATCGTCCCAGATGAGACCACAACCGAGGGGAGGACACGATGGCAAGGCGAGGTTATTCCGGCGGAAGCGGACGCAGCGGCTACAGCGGAGGCGGCTTCACGAACTCCCGCACGGGTTCGTATGTGTCGTCGGCCCGGGCGCACCAGCACGTCGGCCAGAGCTTCGGCGGATACACGAAAGCAAAAAGCTCGTCGACAGGCAACTACTATATGGCGCCGAGCAAAGGCAAAAAGTAGCGAATTCGAACGACGCGGGCCCCGTTTGCGCAAGCAGGCGGGGCTTCGTCATCTAGAGTTCGCATAGGCCCAGGGCTCAGGGGGACAAACGGAGGCTAGCATCGGGCTTTGCCGCCGTTCGTTTCCGAGCAGTCCAAATCGGGTGCCTGCGCCTGGGCTGGGCGGTGGGACAGCAGGCGCGTGAGCAGATGCCGAGTTTTTACTGGTGGGTCATATGTGGCGCAGAAAGCAATGCGGTCGGCTGGTATGATCGGGCGCCGTCTTTCGGGGGCGGTACGGCGAAAGCAGTTTGGGAGGTGGATATGGAACGTGCGCATGAGGCATCTTCGACGGTCTGGGCATTCGATATGAACGGAGAAGGTGCCGAAGAGGAGATTCATTATAGGATAGACGGCGGGATTCTCTATATTGGCGGGCAGGATATGGCAGGATCCCAAGTTGCGACGGCCAAAGAGCTGGGCGGGCGGCCTGTCGGTATGCCGTGGTGCTATAACAAACGTATTGTCGAGGCGTGCATCGTCCAGCCAATTTCTCCCGTCGGGCGTTTCGATTTCGCAGGCATGTCCAAGCTTCGGGCCATCCATGGTTTGGAGCTGCTGGACACGTCCCGCATTACCGATATGGCCGGCATGTTCTCGGACTGCGAATCGCTCGCCGCCTTGGATCTGACGCGCTTCGATACATACAATGTTACAAACATGATGCATATGTTCAGCGGTTGCGAATCCCTCGAATCACTGGATTTGACGTCGTTCAACACTGCCCGCGTCACGAATATGCAGTCCATGTTCGAAAACTGCGTCTCGCTCAGGTCCGTCGACCTCTCGACTTTCGATACCTTTGCCGTAACAACCATGGAAAGCATGTTCGCAGGGTGCGAATCAGTCGGGGCATTGGACCTTTCATCCTTCGACACCACCCGCGTTTCCACTATGAAATACATGTTCAGCCGTTGTTCGCGGTTGGCTTCCGTCGATCTGGCGTCATTCGACACGTCCGTCGTGACGGATATGCAAGGCATGTTCGAGGAGTGCTCGTCGCTTACATCCCTCGACCTCTCGTCTTTCGACGTCTCCCGGGTGAAGGATCTGTCTTACATGTTCGGCCTGTGTAC
This genomic window contains:
- a CDS encoding BspA family leucine-rich repeat surface protein; translation: MERAHEASSTVWAFDMNGEGAEEEIHYRIDGGILYIGGQDMAGSQVATAKELGGRPVGMPWCYNKRIVEACIVQPISPVGRFDFAGMSKLRAIHGLELLDTSRITDMAGMFSDCESLAALDLTRFDTYNVTNMMHMFSGCESLESLDLTSFNTARVTNMQSMFENCVSLRSVDLSTFDTFAVTTMESMFAGCESVGALDLSSFDTTRVSTMKYMFSRCSRLASVDLASFDTSVVTDMQGMFEECSSLTSLDLSSFDVSRVKDLSYMFGLCTSLESVDLRAFVTSAAESMLGMFLGCYSLTSLDLSSFDTSRVTSMWCMFLGCLSLRSVDVSSFDTACVSDMAMMFQNCLELESLDLSSFDTTQVTRMVGMFMVCRSLASLDVSSFDVSNVADMSYMFSHCDSLDFEQLPQWARP